A window of Haliscomenobacter hydrossis DSM 1100 contains these coding sequences:
- a CDS encoding AraC family transcriptional regulator: protein MKPLLKKSLESLNQSYIVRNLKEAHFDPNWHFHPHYQLFTVVEGSGTRFIGDDIRHFEAGDTVFLGPNVPHLWRSDRAYFERDSTLQTQGIVVYFTEDFLGKDFFEKPEMYTIKQLLASSERGLDLTHSHSLKTDIIADLIELDTTSGFEGVLKLLSILQKLSTCTDYQFIASVNYANTHKISETERMRLVHEYVLKHYKEKISLSAVAALANMTEAAFCRYFKSRTNKTFSDFVREIRIGHACKLLLVGKMSIAQVCYESGFNTVSNFNSQFKTMKGISPKQYQKIYIRD from the coding sequence ATGAAACCACTGCTCAAAAAGTCGCTGGAAAGCCTCAATCAGTCCTACATCGTGCGGAACCTGAAAGAGGCACATTTTGACCCCAACTGGCATTTTCACCCCCATTATCAATTGTTCACGGTCGTGGAGGGCAGTGGAACCCGTTTTATCGGCGACGACATTCGTCATTTTGAAGCAGGGGATACCGTTTTTTTAGGCCCGAATGTGCCCCATCTGTGGCGCAGTGACCGCGCCTATTTTGAGCGGGATTCGACCCTGCAAACGCAAGGCATTGTGGTCTACTTTACCGAAGATTTTTTAGGCAAAGATTTCTTTGAAAAGCCTGAAATGTATACCATTAAACAACTGCTTGCCTCCAGCGAACGGGGCCTGGACCTGACCCATAGCCATAGCCTGAAAACAGACATCATTGCTGACTTAATCGAATTGGATACCACAAGTGGTTTTGAGGGCGTCCTGAAACTCTTGTCAATTTTACAAAAACTATCCACCTGCACAGACTACCAATTCATTGCCAGTGTCAATTACGCAAACACGCATAAAATTTCTGAAACGGAACGCATGCGACTGGTCCACGAATATGTGCTCAAACACTACAAAGAAAAAATCAGCTTATCCGCGGTTGCCGCTTTGGCAAATATGACGGAAGCCGCTTTTTGTCGCTATTTTAAAAGCCGCACCAACAAAACTTTTTCAGATTTTGTGCGGGAAATTCGGATCGGTCACGCCTGCAAACTTTTGCTGGTGGGCAAAATGTCCATCGCGCAGGTGTGCTACGAAAGCGGCTTCAATACCGTATCTAATTTCAATAGCCAATTCAAAACGATGAAGGGAATAAGCCCGAAGCAATATCAAAAAATATACATTCGGGATTAG